A part of Aspergillus flavus chromosome 5, complete sequence genomic DNA contains:
- a CDS encoding putative amino acid transporter produces MSDQYLSSTPRDQDSEAREAILAQHLNPQFTASLQDETFAPSETTHEGAEDSPEPQSSLLLQGGDIHRDLYRIEAKSKQAKIDKRAASFSVPPREAEDAIEEGVAAMEPGSFRRHFVQQHKNGNFDSPGVTTSFLDFLDLYGNFAGEDLAETEEDSVVSEDRETRTLPWEQTPLIQRARRRSRVGRPGDASNMKTFFTLLKAFVGTGIIFLPKAFRNGGILFSSITLVTVALITTVCFHLLLQCRRQYGGGYGEIGERIAGPRLRSLILSSITISQIGFVCTCFIFTAENIQAFLKAMATNISTGSLILLQLLVLIPLAWIRNISKLGPAALLSDVFILLGLGYIYWYDVATLVTRPGADPTVELFNPHSFTLTIGSSIFTFEGIGLVLPIQSSMRKPQHFDRLLYIVMAIITTLFTAVGALSYATFGNRTQTEIFSNFPQTDRLVNTIQFLYSLAILVGAPIQLFPATRIMEGKLFGHKSGKGDTSIKWKKNIFRMVLVLCCAFISSVGAGDLDKFVSIIGSFACVPLVYIYPAYLHWKGVAELPWEKRGDIAMMVLGFVFMIYTTIATLAVWVQGSP; encoded by the coding sequence ATGTCCGACCAGTACCTTAGCTCCACGCCTCGAGACCAGGACTCCGAGGCCCGCGAGGCTATCCTGGCCCAGCACCTCAACCCTCAGTTCACAGCCTCGCTGCAGGATGAGACCTTTGCCCCCTCAGAAACGACCCACGAAGGTGCGGAGGACAGCCCGGAACCGCAGTCCTCTCTCCTACTTCAAGGTGGCGACATACACCGTGACCTTTACCGGATTGAAGCCAAGTCTAAGCAGGCGAAGATAGATAAACGGGCCGCAAGCTTTTCCGTTCCCCCAAGAGAGGCGGAAGATGCAATAGAAGAGGGTGTCGCAGCTATGGAGCCCGGCAGCTTCCGTCGCCATTTCGTGCAACAGCACAAGAATGGCAATTTCGATTCTCCGGGGGTGACGACGTCCTTCCTCGATTTCCTCGATCTATATGGTAATTTTGCCGGCGAGGATCTAGCAGAGACGGAGGAAGATTCGGTGGTCAGCGAAGACCGGGAAACTAGGACATTGCCATGGGAGCAAACCCCCTTGATCCAGAGGGCCCGGCGGCGTTCACGAGTCGGCCGTCCGGGTGACGCATCCAATATGAAAACATTTTTCACACTGCTGAAGGCGTTCGTTGGCACAGGCATTATTTTCCTGCCCAAAGCATTCCGCAACGGAggaattttattttcctcgATTACGCTAGTGACGGTTGCGTTGATCACCACTGTGTGCTTTCACCTTCTCCTGCAGTGTCGTCGACAATATGGTGGGGGTTATGGCGAAATTGGTGAGCGGATTGCAGGACCTCGTCTCCGGTCCCTTATCCTCTCGTCCATCACCATCTCTCAGATTGGCTTCGTGTGCACGTGTTTCATCTTCACCGCCGAGAATATTCAGGCCTTCTTAAAGGCCATGGCGACTAATATCTCGACGGGGAGTTTGATCTTGCTCCAATTGCTCGTGCTCATTCCGCTCGCTTGGATTCGAAACATCTCTAAGCTGGGTCCGGCAGCGCTGCTTTCCGATGTGTTCATTCTCCTGGGACTAGGATATATCTACTGGTACGACGTTGCGACTCTCGTAACGCGACCGGGAGCAGACCCAACCGTCGAGCTATTCAACCCGCACTCATTCACGCTGACCATCGGTTCGTCGATTTTCACCTTCGAAGGTATCGGTCTCGTATTGCCAATCCAGTCCTCAATGAGGAAGCCGCAACATTTCGACCGTCTTCTATACATCGTCATGGCGATCATCACTACACTCTTCACAGCAGTGGGCGCATTATCTTATGCTACATTCGGTAACCGGACTCAGACAGAGATCTTCAGCAATTTCCCCCAAACAGACCGACTTGTCAACACGATCCAATTTCTTTACTCCCTTGCAATCCTAGTGGGCGCTCCAATTCAACTGTTTCCAGCTACCCGTATCATGGAGGGCAAGCTCTTCGGGCACAAGTCCGGGAAAGGTGACACGTCAAtcaaatggaagaagaatatcTTCCGAATGGTCCTCGTTTTATGCTGTgccttcatctcctccgtTGGTGCGGGTGACTTGGACAAATTTGTTTCCATAATCGGGTCGTTTGCGTGTGTACCGCTGGTCTATATATACCCGGCGTATCTGCATTGGAAAGGCGTGGCCGAGCTTCCGTGGGAGAAACGGGGAGATATTGCTATGATGGTGCTTGGTTTCGTGTTTATGATTTACACTACCATTGCTACGTTGGCTGTTTGGGTTCAAGGCAGTCCATGA
- a CDS encoding putative amino acid permease has translation MRTEKAVGSVAYATAPEDNPSDKHGTVQDMMDMWRVGRDQELNVSDCRYILRVAYTEMINGLQRNFRFLSVLGFSAVLMCTWEAVLFGSSNGLTNGGKGGMIYTYLGGLIGFSFVILSMAEMASMAPTSGGQYHWVSEFAPRSCQKPLSYITGWVCVLGWHTGIAGCSYTVANMLVGVIAINYPDSYTYEPWHVTLLVIAVAVVALMFNTFLAQKLPLIEGVILIVHCFGFFGILIPLWVLSPSVAPSEVFGSIEDRGDWGSNGLSCLVGLVGPIYALIDKWSNQQLYRIKAPTQLSTCTLSSQNTAEEIQDASRVLPQGMIWTLILNGATGFVMIVTYAFCVGNIDEVLESQTGFPFIQVFLNSTGSVKAATGMTVVIMVMQFCAAISNVATTSRQVYAFARDQGLPFSGILCQISPTFTVPLNALFLSLIIVSLLSLINIGSSVAFNAIMSLGTAALLSSYIISISCVRLRRWRDQPLPPARWSMGKFTPVIDSISILVLMVIFVFSFFPVTRHVTAQSMNWSIVIFSGVTLFAMAYYHAYARKVYRGPVERVRLVE, from the exons ATGCGAACCGAGAAAGCAGTAGGGTCAGTGGCATACGCCACAGCACCCGAAGACAATCCTTCTGATAAACATGGGACGGTACAGGACATGATGGACATGTGGCGTGTGGGCAGGGATCAGGAGCTGAATGTAAGCGATTGCAGATACATTCTTAGGGTGGCATATACTGAAATGATTAATGGCCTGCAGCGGAACTTTCGGTTTCTATCTGTCCTCGGCTTCAGTGCAGTGTTGATGTGCACTTGGGAAGCGGTACTCTT TGGCTCTTCAAATGGCTTGACGAATGGCGGAAAGGGGGGTATGATATACACCTACCTTGGAGGTCTAATAGGATTCAGCTTTGTGATTCTCTCGATGGCGGAGATGGCTTCGAT GGCGCCCACGTCCGGCGGCCAATACCATTGGGTATCAGAATTCGCACCCCGGAGTTGTCAAAAGCCCTTGAGCTACATCACCGGGTGGGTGTGCGTGCTAGGCTGGCATACTGGGATCGCCGGCTGTTCATACACGGTAGCCAACATGTTGGTCGGTGTGATTGCCATCAACTATCCCGATTCATATACCTATGAGCCATGGCATGTCACGCTGTTGGTTATCGCAGTAGCAGTCGTCGCGTTGATGTTCAACACATTCTTAGCCCAGAAGCTACCCTTGATCGAGGGGGTTATCTTGATCGTCCATtgttttggtttctttggtATCCTGATTCCCCTCTGGGTCTTGTCGCCTTCAGTAGCACCATCGGAAGTATTTGGGTCTATTGAGGATCGTGGCGACTGGGGTAGCAATGGCTTGTCATGCTTAGTAGGACTGGTTGGGCCGATATATGCATTGATTGATAAGT GGTCTAATCAGCAGTTATATCGCATCAAGGCCCCGACTCAGCTGTCCACATGT ACACTAAGCTCACAAAATACAGCCGAAGAAATCCAGGATGCATCTCGCGTACTTCCGCAAGGAATGATCTGGACTCTTATTCTGAATGGCGCGACGGGATTCGTCATGATTGTGACTTACGCATTCTGCGTGGGAAACATTGATGAAGTGTTGGAGTCTCAGACAGGCTTCCCCTTCATCCAAGTTTTCCTAAACTCCACCGGATCTGTGAAAGCTGCAACTGGTATGACAGTAGTGATTATGGTCATGCAGTTCTGCGCTGCCATCAGCAACGTTGCGACGACATCGCGGCAGGTCTATGCCTTCGCCCGGGACCAAGGCCTCCCATTTTCAGGAATCCTATGTCAG ATAAGCCCTACCTTCACCGTTCCACTCAATGCCTTATTCCTCAGCCTTATCATAGTGTCTCTCCTCTCGCTTATCAACATCGGCTCATCCGTGGCCTTTAATGCCATTATGTCCCTGGGAACTGCGGCTCTCCTGTCGTCGTACATCATTTCGATTAGCTGCGTCCGCCTCCGTCGATGGAGAGACCAACCCCTGCCTCCAGCACGCTGGAGCATGGGAAAGTTCACGCCGGTCATCGACTCGATTTCGATTCTCGTCTTAATGGTCATTTTTGTGTTTAGCTTTTTCCCAGTCACGCGTCATGTCACTGCGCAGTCAATGAACTGGAGTATCGTCATATTCAGTGGCGTGACTCTCTTTGCCATGGCATACTACCACGCTTACGCGCGGAAGGTGTATAGAGGACCGGTTGAAAGGGTAAGGCTGGTCGAATGA
- a CDS encoding acyl-CoA N-acyltransferase, with the protein MPGDSPGLDLSAESSTRSVWFRQLFEKMANQSTLRLREVSPEDIPKISEVWFRAFSTTPHNLELFPDTPAVHAWWNEANYHDLVNKPYQKYLKVVDAAHPGDILAYGKWDLQPDRCGERYPPWHPESNAELCDQFFGGIEKQRRRLMQGREHYCTTPSPRLTYVGFNHVIDLDMLATNPDHQRRGAASLLVQWGCDQADRNGVAIYIASSKQGVGLYRKFGFELLGGLDDTPEGANPMVREPRRLN; encoded by the exons ATGCCAGGAGACTCGCCTGGTCTCGACCTCTCGGCAGAATCATCCACAAGATCCGTATGGTTCAGA CAATTATTCGAGAAAATGGCGAATCAGTCGACCCTCAGACTTAGGGAAGTGAGTCCAGAGGACATCCCCAAGATCAGCGAAGTATGGTTCCGCGCCTTCAGTACGACGCCACACAACCTGGAGTTGTTTCCCGACACCCCCGCCGTGCACGCGTGGTGGAATGAAGCCAATTACCATGACCTCGTGAACAAACCATACCAGAAGTATCTCAAGGTCGTCGATGCCGCTCACCCCGGTGATATCCTCGCATACGGAAAATGGGACCTGCAGCCGGATAGGTGTGGTGAGCGATATCCGCCATGGCATCCCGAGTCGAATGCCGAGCTCTGCGACCAATTCTTCGGGGGCATAGAGAAGCAGCGCAGAAGATTGATGCAAGGACGAGAGCACTACTGTACAACCCCCTCCCCCCGACTGACATACGTTGGTTTTAATCACGTTATAGACCTAGATATGCTGGCCACCAATCCTGATCATCAGCGGCGAGGTGCTGCTTCCCTGTTGGTGCAATGGGGATGTGACCAAGCTGACCGCAACGGTGTCGCAATCTACATAGCCTCCAGTAAACAGGGGGTTGGACTGTATCGGAAGTTCGGGTTCGAGCTACTGGGAGGCCTTGACGATACTCCTGAAGGAGCCAATCCCATGGTCAGAGAGCCGAGAAGGCTGAATTGA
- a CDS encoding multidrug resistance-associated protein, translated as MPPGCSLQADNNFGPAIDPGCRDGFDFTLLFEQAILGLVPAVVFLLVCPLRLQILVKRDVRTQPHIMRLAKLITALVFAAIQLALLISWAKNTRPNTKLSVASSAINLAVAMEIVVLSWVEDERSVRPSSLLAIYLLFTLLFDVVQTRTLWLSPGNLLVPSLFTASVAAKTVMVLFESLGKQKYLTGPYQGLPPESTSGIVNRSFMWWLNRLFFRGFRSLLTTEDLDHLDKPLKSAATAPKALRAWALRRRPERRFEFPWQMIQAFKGPLALTILPRLFLIGFTFSQPFLITSILNWLDNSHSASNHGYGLIGATLLIYLGMALSTLIYDQLLCEFVTMFRGAASSMIYNHALHIPDGTLVDRSATITLMTTDVDRIINCLITLNESWARTFEVGIGIALLALRLGWVCLIPLVVVLISSGGSIYISKNIGGHQKIWVDAVQQRIAITRSMLDGIQTVKATGLSQTFLQLVQRKRAQETHQMAKYRWSVVWKNMIQNLPWALAPALTFVVYAAQGNELDVTKAFSSLSIITLLTNPASKLLSAIPSITAATGCFDRIQAFLLLLTGPQYIGEGFVRTRETEVDASPHIGGVKYMTSKGSPETPDLPKPVIFMEKLSIRPSSSAKIVLRDVNLEVPLGALVMIRGPVGSGKSTLLRAILGQAVCGTGSMAVIIQQPAFCAQTPWVPSGTIRDAICGTFSESPIREGAFDQKWYAAVLHACALNLDLDLLRDGDATRIGHGSGHVLSGGQMHRIALARAVYSRRKLLLLDDIFSALDRKTKTTIIARLLGVDGLLRKVKSTIVLVTHEMEQLCHADQIYVLSDGHLRPEEPCEGHVHQGPGDDAVEADGSTGFIELTIEDKAAMISEANEVDDLRRAAGDSAVYMYYWHYLGWTKAAVFVSFVTMNVFSSTYSQIWLERWAARSGAQKALYVTVAILILISPSTARRLHYVVLKTVLMATPRFLATVDIGSILNRFSQDMTLIESDLPIGILIMVSNLFSSIASAALIATGSKYMAISVPFLIIFVFLLQHFYLKTSRQLRLLDLESRSPLYSHLLDTVEGLATIQAFGWEVDFGKANSTLLDVTQRTYYMLNCIQRWLTLVLDLVVAAEAVIVVSLAVSLRHTTSVGLLGVSLNSILAFNGSLSSLISGWTQLEISLGSILRVREFERAVPRELSTEQEIPVDWPCQGAIEISAMTAQYSSETTVLSDVSLKCLPGQKIGICGRTGSGKSSLLSTLLGMLTVTRGSIVIDNIDLATLPQDIVRERLVTISQTPLIMVGCTVRFNVDPTERLPDTDIITALIRVGIWDGVLLERGGLDAEINDTLSLSRGEQQLLQFARAMLKIQARKSRILLIDEGTSSVDVETDARVQDLLRQDPFRSCTVLTVAHRVHSLLSYDLIVGLYRGRVVEIDEPMVLRNREDSIFRNLLNSGGY; from the exons ATGCCACCAGGGTGCTCGCTCCAGGCTGATAACAATTTCGGCCCTGCGATAGATCCTGGGTGCCGCGATGGCTTTGATTTCACACTATTGTTCGAGCAAGCCATACTTGGCCTCGTTCCTGCGGTCGTATTTCTCCTCGTGTGTCCTCTTCGATTGCAAATCCTGGTTAAGAGAGATGTACGGACTCAGCCTCACATAATGAGATTGGCAAAGCTG ATAACCGCCTTGGTTTTCGCCGCTATTCAACTTGCCTTGCTTATCAGCTGGGCAAAGAACACCCGGCCCAATACAAAGTTGTCCGTGGCATCGAGTGCAATAAATTTGGCAGTGGCAATGGAAATTGTGGTCTTGTCttgggtggaggatgagcGATCAGTTAGACCGTCATCACTCCTCGCCATCTACCTTCTCTTCACGTTACTCTTCGATGTTGTACAGACAAGGACTTTGTGGTTGTCACCTGGGAATCTCCTAGTTCCTAGTCTTTTCACGGCAAGTGTTGCTGCGAAAACTGTCATGGTGCTGTTTGAGAGCTTAGGGAAGCAGAAATACCTCACTGGCCCCTATCAAGGTCTTCCTCCAGAGTCGACGAGTGGAATTGTCAATCGATCGTTTATGTGGTGGTTGAACCGTCTCTTTTTCAGAGGTTTTCGATCTTTGCTTACTACTGAGGATCTTGATCACCTCGATAAGCCCCTGAAGTCCGCGGCAACGGCGCCGAAGGCATTGAGAGCTTGGGCACTACGCCGGCGCCCTGAGCGCCGCTTCGAGTTCCCGTGGCAGATGATCCAAGCGTTCAAGGGCCCGCTGGCTCTAACAATACTTCCACGCCTCTTCTTGATTGGATTTACCTTTTCACAGCCCTTCTTGATCACATCGATTCTCAACTGGCTTGATAACTCCCATAGCGCGAGCAATCACGGTTACGGCCTCATCGGCGCCACACTTCTGATATACTTGGGAATGGCCCTCTCAACCCTCATATACGACCAGCTTTTGTGTGAGTTTGTAACAATGTTCCGAGGGGCAgcctcatcgatgatctACAACCACGCCTTACACATCCCCGATGGCACCCTAGTGGACCGTTCTGCCACAATTACTCTAATGACTACCGATGTTGACCGGATCATCAACTGTCTAATCACTTTGAATGAATCCTGGGCGCGGACGTTTGAAGTGGGCATTGGCATTGCGCTACTCGCGCTTCGATTAGGGTGGGTTTGCCTAATACCATTAGTGGTCGTTCTGA TATCTAGTGGAGGAAGTATTTATATCTCGAAGAATATAGGAGGACATCAGAAAATATGGGTGGATGCCGTACAGCAACGCATAGCGATCACCCGTTCAATGCTGGACGGTATCCAAACCGTCAAGGCGACTGGTTTAAGCCAAACCTTTCTTCAGCTCgtacaaaggaaaagagccCAAGAAACCCATCAAATGGCCAAGTACCGCTGGAGTGTGGTCTGGAAGAATATGATCCAGAATCTGCCTTGGGCCTTGGCGCCAGCTTTGACCTTCGTCGTCTACGCTGCTCAAGGAAATGAACTAGACGTTACTAAGGCGTTCAGCAGTCTGTCCATCATAACTCTTCTAACGAATCCGGCTTCTAAGCTATTAAGTGCGATTCCTTCCATAACTGCTGCGACGGGATGTTTTGATAGAATACAAGCATTTCTTCTGCTGCTAACCGGTCCTCAATACATAGGGGAGGGCTTTGTTCGCACGAGGGAAACGGAAGTCGATGCATCTCCGCATATTGGCGGAGTGAAATACATGACTTCCAAGGGCTCACCAGAGACTCCTGACCTTCCAAAACCTGTCATCTTCATGGAAAAGCTCAGCATACGCCCATCTTCGTCGGCAAAAATTGTCTTAAGAGATGTTAACTTAGAAGTCCCTCTAGGAGCGTTGGTCATGATCCGGGGGCCAGTTGGATCAGGCAAATCGACCTTGCTTCGGGCTATACTTGGCCAAGCAGTTTGCGGGACAGGTTCCATGGCAGTGATCATTCAACAGCCGGCCTTCTGCGCGCAAACACCGTGGGTTCCAAGTGGCACCATCCGCGATGCGATCTGTGGAACTTTCTCGGAGAGCCCCATAAGGGAGGGTGCATTTGATCAAAAGTGGTATGCGGCCGTTCTTCACGCATGTGCTCTGAATTTGGACCTAGATTTGCTTCGCGATGGAGACGCCACGCGAATTGGACACGGCTCAGGTCATGTGCTGAGCGGTGGTCAAATGCATCGCATCGCTCTTGCTCGCGCGGTATACTCTCGCAGGAAGCTTCTACTATTAGACGATATATTCAGCGCACTGGACCGGAAAACTAAGACTACTATCATAGCGCGTCTTTTGGGAGTTGATGGACTGCTCCGAAAAGTAAAATCAACCATAGTTTTGGTGACACATGAGA TGGAGCAGCTATGCCATGCGGATCAGATATATGTTCTCTCGGATGGGCATCTTCGTCCGGAAGAGCCCTGCGAAGGGCACGTCCATCAAGGTCCGGGGGATGACGCCGTGGAAGCTGACGGATCGACGGGATTCATAGAGCTGACGATAGAGGACAAAGCCGCCATGATCTCCGAGGCGAATGAGGTCGACGATCTCAGGAGGGCAGCAGGGGATTCTGCTGTTTATATGTATTACTGGCATTACCTTGGCTGGACGAAGGCTGCGGTATTTGTCTCCTTCGTGACAATGAATGTCTTCTCTAGCACGTACAGCC AAATCTGGCTTGAGCGATGGGCTGCTCGTAGTGGAGCCCAAAAGGCACTCTATGTCACGGT GGCTATCCTCATTCTGATCTCGCCCTCCACAGCGCGCCGACTCCATTATGTCGTACTAAAGACTGTCTTAAT GGCAACGCCTCGATTTCTAGCCACTGTTGACATCGGGTCAATACTAAACCGATTTAGCCAGGATATGACCCTGATAGAAAGCGATCTGCCTATTGGCATCTTAATCATGGTCTCAA ATCTCTTTTCATCAATTGCCAGTGCTGCACTAATTGCGACCGGATCGAAGTACATGGCAATATCCGTACCGTTCCTAATCATCTTTGTATTTCTCTTACAGCATTTCTATCTGAAGACATCACGACAACTTCGACTGCTAGACCTGGAAAGCAGAAGTCCGTTATACTCCCATCTTCTCGATACGGTCGAGGGTCTTGCTACCATTCAGGCCTTCGGCTGGGAAGTAGACTTTGGAAAAGCCAATTCAACATTGTTGGATGTTACCCAGCGCACGTATTATATGCTTAATTGCATCCAGCGCTGGCTCACATTAGTCTTGGACCTCGTCGTCGCTGCCGAAGCGGTCATTGTCGTCAGCTTAGCTGTGTCTTTAAGACACACTACGAGTGTTGGATTGCTTGGAGTATCGCTCAATAGCATTCTCG CTTTCAATGGTAGCCTTTCATCTCTCATATCGGGGTGGACACAATTGGAGATATCCCTTGGCTCAATTCTACGCGTCAGAGAATTTGAACGCGCGGTGCCACGTGAGTTATCAACCGAGCAAGAAATCCCCGTCGACTGGCCATGTCAGGGAGCTATTGAGATCTCAGCCATGACTGCACAGTACAG TTCTGAAACAACAGTACTGAGCGACGTCTCTCTGAAGTGTTTGCCAGGTCAGAAAATCGGTATCTGCGGACGTACAGGGAG TGGGAAGAGCTCTTTACTATCAACGTTATTGGGCATGCTCACCGTGACCCGCGGCTCGATCGTTATCGACAACATTGACCTCGCTACCCTTCCCCAGGATATAGTCCGCGAAAGGCTCGTCACCATTTCTCAAACACCACTCATCATGGTTGGTTGTACAGTTAGGTTCAATGTAGATCCCACCGAACGCCTCCCAGACACAGACATCATCACGGCTCTCATCCGAGTCGGAATCTGGGATGGTGTGCTCCTCGAACGGGGGGGACTAGATGCCGAGATAAACGATACTCTATCGCTATCGCGAGGCGAGCAACAACTGCTACAATTTGCTCGTGCCATGCTGAAAATACAAGCAAGAAAGTCTAGGATCCTGTTGATAGATGAAGGTACCAGCAGCGTCGATGTGGAAACTGATGCTCGCGTGCAAGACCTTCTGCGACAGGATCCCTTTCGTTCGTGCACGGTCCTTACAGTTGCTCATCGTGTTCACAGTCTATTGAGTTATGATCTGATCGTCGGTTTATATCGGGGAAGGGTAGTCGAGATAGATGAGCCTATGGTTCTCAGGAACCGGGAAGATAGCATCTTTAGGAACCTTCTCAATAGTGGTGGATACTAG
- a CDS encoding Ppx/GppA phosphatase family-domain-containing protein, with amino-acid sequence MGGGAQFPSYQSQKPTDNNNNNSTQWQEPGEKQYLHGIVDMGSNGIRCSITDLSPPTTRILPTVYSQRFNISLYDAQYDSKTGKQIPIPRKVIHAVVAAILRFQIVCLEVGVPASQMLIIATEATRKAINSEEFVKTIQNRTHVQVRMLPKDEEGVVGAWGIASGFSDIEGLAIDLGGGSMQMTWIVSHAGDVRISSKGSISFPYGAAALTQKLEALTKGKDEDEAAKAKEQFRQEMTSQFRRAWEDLEIPERLVNKAKKEGGFQLYLSGGGFRGWGYLLLYLHQVRGEYYPISIINGYTVGKKDFENTEVLKKVAKTAKDIFRVSDRRRKQVPSVAFLVNVLAKAIPHGIKEAHFCQGGVREGALYRKILPVIRQQDPLQVATMNFARGSAQAMAFMAFSSIPRPTKDRSFPHSISPHVIQAFANILYAHATMSKETAATAALYSTSTGVLAEAHGIPHADRARLALMLQERYGGELPPREMDFKKSLRSLLTPEEIWWTRYLGKLGLVISRVYPTGVIDPSRPRAMPRARWANDLGKKKNKQGIELKVSLQKVGFDPTRLKQELEADLKKIRKVGKRKHWIGGRDGWGMKVEVLLVEEDLL; translated from the exons ATGGGTGGTGGTGCTCAATTCCCCAGTTACCAGTCTCAAAAGCCAActgacaacaacaacaacaacagcacgCAATGGCAGGAACCAGGGGAAAAACAATATCTCCATGGGATAGTGGATATGGGCAG TAACGGAATCCGATGCTCAATTACGGACCTCTCCCCACCAACCACCCGTATCCTGCCAACCGTCTATTCTCAACGGTTCAACATCTCACTCTACGATGCGCAATATGACTCGAAGACTGGGAAGCAAATTCCCATACCGAGGAAGGTTATTCATGCCGTCGTGGCAGCGATACTTCGCTTCCAGATTGTTTGTCTGGAAGTGGGGGTACCGGCGAGTCAGATGCTGATTATTGCGACTGAGGCGACGCGGAAGGCGATCAACTCGGAGGAGTTCGTTAAGACCATCCAGAACAGAACACATGTCCAAGTGCGAATGCTGccgaaggatgaagagggtGTTGTTGGGGCGTGGGGCATTGCGAGCGGATTTTCGGATATTGAGGGACTGGCGATTGACCTCGGGGGTGGGAGTATGCAGATGACTTGGATTGTTTCCCATGCTGGAGACGTGCGTATCAGTTCCAAGGGGTCTATTAGCTTCCCCTATGGTGCTGCTGCTCTGACGCAGAAACTGGAAGCTCTAACGAAGGGtaaagatgaggatgaggcggccaaggccaaggagcaATTCCGCCAGGAGATGACTAGTCAGTTTCGTCGCGCGTGGGAGGATTTAGAGATCCCTGAGCGACTCGTCAATaaggcgaagaaggaaggtggCTTTCAGCTCTATCTCTCTGGAGGGGGATTTCGTGGGTGGggatatcttcttctctatcTGCATCAAGTCCGGGGCGAGTATTACCCAATTTCCATCATCAATGGATATACTGTTGGGAAGAAGGACTTTGAGAACACAgaggtgttgaagaaggttgCGAAGACTGCAAAAGATATCTTTCGTGTGTCTGATCGTCGCCGAAAACAAGTCCCCTCGGTCGCATTCCTCGTGAACGTGCTCGCGAAGGCCATTCCTCATGGGATTAAGGAGGCACACTTCTGCCAGGGAGGCGTTCGAGAGGGTGCCCTGTATCGCAAGATCCTACCTGTTATCCGCCAGCAGGATCCTTTGCAGGTTGCGACCATGAATTTCGCCCGTGGATCGGCCCAGGCGATGGCTTTCATGGCCTTCTCGTCCATTCCTCGTCCAACAAAGGACAGGTCTTTTCCTCATTCTATTAGCCCACATGTCATTCAAGCGTTTGCCAATATCCTTTATGCGCACGCTACAATGTCTAAAGAGACGGCAGCCACAGCCGCGCTCTACAGCACAAGCACCGGGGTCCTGGCGGAAGCGCATGGTATACCGCATGCCGATCGCGCTCGCCTGGCGTTGATGCTGCAGGAGAGGTATGGTGGCGAATTGCCACCTCGTGAGATGGACTTTAAGAAGAGCCTGCGGTCGCTTCTTACCCCGGAGGAAATCTGGTGGACGCGGTATCTAGGGAAACTGGGTCTTGTCATCAGTCGGGTGTATCCCACGGGCGTCATTGATCCGTCCAGACCACGCGCAATGCCAAGAGCGCGCTGGGCAAACGAtctggggaagaagaaaaacaagcaagGAATTGAGTTGAAGGTCTCACTGCAGAAGGTAGGGTTTGATCCCACCAGACTGAAGCAAGAGCTGGAAGCAGACCTGAAGAAGATACGGAAAGTCGGGAAAAGGAAGCACTGGATTGGAGGTAGGGACGGATGGGGGATGAAAGTCGAAGTACTTCTAGTGGAGGAGGACCTCCTTTAA